GACCTGCCGCGACGCTGGCACCCCTAGTCACCTCGGGCCTGGTCGATCCGGGGCTGTGGTGGGGTGAGCGTGCGACCCGATTCGGGGGCCAGTCGTGGTCTCGACCCGTGGTGGATCGGGCGGCGTTGGCCGCAGCTGGCGGGCGGGCCGCGGTGTGGGCGGCGTCGACCCGGGGCCCGAAGGTAGTGGTGGCCAGCCAGACCCGGGTAGGCGAAGCGGCGGTGGATCTGATCGGTTCGTGGCTGCCATCGACGCCCACCGTCGTCCTCCGTCGTCGGGTCAACGAAGGAATGGGACTCCTGGGAGGCGAGCAGATAGGCGAGCCGACCCTTGCGCACGGCATGGTCAAAACCGAGGAGGTAGATCCGGAAACCGACGAAGTCTTCTTGTGGAGGGTGGCGGCAGTCGTCTGCTCCCCGGTGGCCACATCGGTCCTAATGGGTTGGGGCGCGGGGGCCGGCAGGTCGGCCTGTGCTATCCGGGCAACCGTTGCGTCGCTGCTGGCCCTACCCACACCGATTGACGAGGAGTCGTGGGATGCCGGTGCTCGGGCGTTGAGCGCCGGTCACATCGACTTGTTCGCTTCGTCCATGGCGGCCGCTTTCGGGCGGCGACCCGACACCGAACTCGAGCGTTGGTGGCGGTCGCGCCTTCCGGAACGGATGACCAGAACCAGCCGTTAGGAGCGCGCGACAACTCGTTGCATCGATGGTCTCGGCTTTGACCTACGCTCTAGGTCGTCATCATGAGCGGCCCGGGAGACCGGGTCCGGCAACCTGGGACGGACACCCAAGGTGCCCTCCCACCCTCGGGTGGGGATGTGGTCGGCGCAGGTCGGCAACGAAGTGTCCGGGTTCGCCCGGCGCAGGCACCCGGTGACCCGCCCCCCGAGCAGGAGGATGAGTCGATGGACCACAGCGTCGCCCACTGGGCCGACGGGTCCCCGTTGTCGCCCCCACCGTGGATCCAGCCCCACGCATCCACCCTGCCCGCCACCGGGGCGTGGCGGCCAGGCGATCCGCTCGGTCAGCGCCAGTTCATGCGGATGGCGGTCGACCGACCCTTCGTGCTGGAAGGGGGCGGTCAGCTCCGCGACGTCACGGTCGCGTTCGAGACCTTTGGCAACCTAGACCCCGATGGCACCAACGCCATCCTGGTGTGCCATGCGTTGACCGGTGACTCCCATGCGTCGGGGCCAGCGGGCAACGGGCATCCCACACCGGGTTGGTGGGACGACCTGATCGGACCGGGCCAGGCCATCGACACGCAACGGTGGTTCGTGGTCTGTGCCAACGTGCTCGGGGGATGCCAGGGGACCTCTGGCCCGGCATCTCCGCGTCCCGACGAGCCGCACTGCTACGGGCCGGACTTCCCGGTGGTCACCATGCGTGACATCGTCCGAACCCAAGCGCGGCTGGCCGACGCTTTGGGCATCGGTCAATGGCACGCGGTCATCGGAGGGTCGATGGGGGGAATGCAGGTGTTGGAGTGGGGCGTCATGTACCCCGACCGGGTTGGTCGGCTGGTGGCTATCGCTTCGTGTGCGGCCGCCTCGGCCCAGCAGATCGCGTGGTGGAGCACCGGGCGTCGGGCCATCGCTCTCGATCCCAAGTGGCGCAACGGTTGGTACTACGACGCCAAGCCCGGCGACGGTCCCCATGCCGGGTTGTCGCTGGCCCGCATGGTGTCCCAGGTGACCTTCCGGAGCGACGACGTGTTCACCGACCGCTTCGGCCGGGCGCCGGTCGACCCTCTCGCCGACCGCATAGAGCTGTGGCAACGCTTCGAGGTCGAGCGTTACCTCGACTACCACGGAGCCAAGTTGGCTCGTCGGTTCGACGCCAATTCGTACCTGCTTCTCACCAAGGCCATGGACCTTCACGACCTGTCCAGGGGTCGGGGCAGCATGCGAGCAGCGTTGGCCCGGATCACGGCCCCGGTACTTTCCATGGGCATCACCTCGGACATCCTCTACCCCGAATACCAACAACGGGAGCTGGCCCAGGGGGTGGTGGCCGCGGGCGGACGCGCCCAGTTCCACGAGATCGACAGCCCTCACGGCCACGACGCCTTCCTCATCGACCACCAACAGGTGGCCACCGCCCTCGTCCCATTCCTGGAGTCCGACCCGAAATGACCGTCACCGAGCCCACTGACCCCACCGAGCCTCAAGCCCTCCATGCCCAGACCCGAGCCATCAGGGCTGGGCGTGTCGGTGATGACCGCTCCCTGGCCCCGGTCCTGTGGGCCACGTCGACCTTCTCGGCGGCAACCGTCGACGAGGCACGGGCGATGGCCACCACGGTGGGGCCCGACCGCTTCTATGGCCGCTACGGAAATCCGACCGTCAGTGGCTTCGAGGAACTGGTGGCGAACCTCGAAGGTGCTGAAGCCGCTCGTGCCTTCGCTTCTGGCATGGGCGCGGTGAGCGGTGTGGTGCTCGGCCTGTGTTCAGCGGGGGACCACATCGTGGCCCAACGCCAGCTCTATGCCGCCACTCAGCTCCTATTCCAGGCGGTCTGCCCCCGGTTCGGTATCGACGTGACGTTCGTGGATGGCACCGACCCCGACGCCTTTGCCGCTGCGATTCGCCCGGGCAAGACCACGATGGTGTTCGCCGAGACACCGGCCAATCCTCGCCTCGATCTGGTCGACCTGAGCGCAGTGGGTGCGATTCGGGGCCCGGTCACCGTTGTCGACAGTACGTTCGCCACACCGTTGTTGCAGCGCCCCCTGGAGCACGGCGTCGACTTGGTGGTGCACTCGGCCACCAAGGGAATTGCCGGGCACAACGACGCCACCATCGGGGTGGTGGCCGGAAGTCGGGAGCTGATCGACTGGCTCTGGGGATTCGCGGTACTCCAAGGAGCGTGCGCATCACCCTTCGATGCGCTCAACGCCACTCGTGGAATCCGAACCTTGCCGGTCCGGCTCCGACAGCAGTGCGATACAGCTCTGGCCCTGTCCTCGACGTTGGAACAACGCCAGGACGTGTCCGAGGTTCGCTACCCCGGCCTGCCGTCTCACCCTCAATACGATCTGGCCTGCCGTCAGATGGAGTCGGGGGGAAGCCTCGTCACCTTCGATGTGGCTGGCGGCCTGGAGGGGGGACGGCGGTTCGTGGAGGCCGTGAGGATCGCCCAGCACGCCACCTCTCTGGGGGGACCCGAGACGCTGGTGACCCACCCGGCCTCGACTACCCATGTGAACCTCCTGCCCGATGAGCTGGCAGCAAATGGCATCGGTCAGGGCACCATTCGCGTGTCGGTGGGGCTGGAGCATCCAGACGACGTGGTGGCCGACTTCGCGCAGGCCCTCGACCGAGCGACGAGCTGAGCCAGGTCGATGCCCGAGCTGTTGGAGGTTGAGGCCTACCGGCTGCTGGCCGAGACCGTCGTCGGGTGTCGCATCGAACACGTCGAGACCCCCGACGAGTGGTTCTTGAAGGGGGTCACAGCGCTGGAGGTGACCGATGCTCTCACCGGGGCCACCGTTGCGGGCACGAGACGGATAGGCAAGCTGCTGACCGTATCGGTAGGTGAGACCCGACCGTTGCTGGGTCTCAGGTTCGGGATGACGGGACGGCTGCTCCTCGACGACGACGGGCCGATCGATCGACTGGAGTACGCGCCCGGTCGGGACGACCCAGCCTGGGATCGGTTCTGCGCTGGTTCTCGACGACCGACGTCGTCTGCGCGTCACCGATCCTCGTCGATTGGGTGGTGTCGAGCTCGACCCAGACGTGCGGCGCCTCGGTCCCGACGCAGCATCGGTGACAGCCGCCCAGCTCCAGCGTGCGCTTGCCGGTTCGTCCAGTCCGCTCAAGGCCCGCCTCCTCGATCAGTCCCGACTGGCGGGGCTGGGAAACCTGCTGGTGGACGAGTCGTTGTGGCGAGCTGGTCTCCGCCCTGACCGCCCGGCTGGCGGTCTCCGCTCCAACGAGGTCGATCACCTGGCCGAGACGGTGCGATCAACGGTTGCGGTGCTCGGTTCACGGGGTGGTTCGAACCAGGGGGACCTACACCCACAGCGCCATCGCGACGGCACCTGCCCCAGCGACGCCACCCCGTTGCGCCGCCAGACCATCGGCGGGCGAACCACCTACTGGTGTCCGCATCACCAACGTTGAGCGGCGTCCCGGGTTCACGAGGTCTGGGCCACCGCCGGTACGATCCAGTTCCCGTGACCGCCGACCGCACCGCACCTCGTCATCAGCCCGGAGCCCGGGTCGGTCGTGACCGGCACACGCGATGGTCGTTGGTGACTCTGGCCTCCGGTTTGGTCCTGGCGACGACGCTCACGGTGATGTCGCCGGCTCCGGCCTCGTCGCTTCCCCTCTCGGTCTTGGTCGCCGAGCAGCAGGCCCAGACGAGTGCGACCACGACGGTCGGGTCCACATCTGTCCCAGTGGTAGAGGAGGAGTTGGGTAGCTCCGAGGCCGAGAACCGAAAGGTGTGGGCGGTCGTGGCCGGCTTGGTGGCAGTGGCGGTGGCGCTGAGCGTCCTGACGATCAGATACTGGCGCCAGACTCGACCGGTGCAGACCGGTGTCGGTCACCGAAGGGCCGAGGTCCGTCGCTCGAGCGGGGGGCGACGCGAACGGGGAGGCATGGTCGCCCAACACGACACGCCCAACCGCTTGGGAACCTCCCTCGACCAGCCCGAGACAGGCGCGTCTGGAGTTGACGATCAGAGTGAACTCGAACCCGAATCCGAGCCGACGGGGACCCCGATCGTCGAACCCTCCGCCTCCGAAACCCCAGAGCCGAGGAAGCCTGCGGCTGACCTGGAACCTCCACGACCCGAGCCCGAACCTGAGCCCCTCCCCGAACTCCTCGAAGCCTTCCCGGAACCCGAGCCCCTCCCCGAACACCTCGAAGCCTTCCCGGAACCCGAGCCCATGGACGCTCGTCTGATCGAGGTCTCGCCACCGGAGCCCGAACTCGTCGCTGCCCCGCCGACGCACCTCCTCGATGAGGCGGCTGAACCCGTGGATGCTCTGACGGCGGCTGTGCCCGAATCGGAGCCTGTGGAGGACCCGGATCTGGTGCTCGACCTTGATCGGCTGTTCGGGGACCGGTGAAGGCCCGATGACCGTGTCGTCGATGGCTCTGTCACAGCCCCAGTGGTTCAGGGATGCGATCGAAGCGATCGATGCGGCGAACAGCGCGGATCCGGTCACCGTGAACTTTGACGGGGAGCTGCGGGCCAAGGAGCTGGTGCACGCCGATCGCATGGGGCATTGGGCGCTGGTACTCGACCCTGATGCCACACCTGCGCAGTTGATCGCAGCCCGAGCCCATCACCTGCGCCGGTGGGTGTCACCCCGCACCGACTACCCAGAAGGCAGGGCCGGTTACCTGAAGTGGCGATCGGCCCAAAAGGTCCGACAGGCCGAGGAGCTCCGGGCGATCTTGACCGACGCCAGATGTCCAGATCCGGTGGTGGCCGAGGCGGTGGCGATCGTCGCCAAGGAACGGCTGCGCAGCGATGATCCGCGAGCTCAGCTTCACGAGGACGCTCTGTGCCTGGTGTTTATGGAGCTCCAGTTCGACGAGCTGGCCCTACAGCTTGGTGAGGCCAAGATCATCGAGGTTCTGCGCCGGACCGCAGCCAAGATGAGCGAGCAAGCCCTCGAAGCAGTCAAGATGATCTCGCTGTCGGCTGAAGGGAAGCAGCTGATCACCAAGGCACTTTCCGCCGACGAAAGTCTCTAGGAGGCGAGCCGGTAGGCGGGCCGACCCAGAAGCACGGCATGGCGAATCGAGGCAGAGCCTCGGTCTTCACAGCCTCGCAGCGAGGACGACTGGATTCGGCTCGAATGGTCTGGACCTGGGGTCCGACGATCGCGGTTGTCAGACCGCAGTTCTGGTCACGACGGTGCGGCCCGTCACCTACGCTGCGCCCAACGGTGCCGGAGGCGAGAGGGCTCACCACATGATCTGTCCCACGTGTGCAGTAGAGAACGAGGAAACCTCGAAGTTCTGCATGGGTTGCGGTTCGCCGCTACAGCCGGCAGCGGCACCACCGCCGCCGGCCGCATCGGGGGTGGCACCGCCACCCCCGCCAGGGTTCGGCACGCCGCCTCCGCCGCCCGCTGGTCTGGCACCTCCTCCGCCCCCCGCCGGCGTGGCGCCCCCACCGCCTCCTCCCGTCGGTGGTGTCGTGCCACCCCCGCCACCGCCGAGTGCGGTGGCCCCTCCGCCGCCGCCGCCCACCGGTGAGGTGCTGCCGCCGCCCTCGAGCGCAGCGGTGCCTCCTCTGCCTGGTGGCGTAGGGGCCGTACCCCCGCCCCTTCCCGATTTCGCATTGCCGCCGCCCCCGCCCACGACGGGTGGGCTTGTTCCTCCGGCACCGCCGATGCCACCCCCGCCGGTGATTAGCGACCCCGTGATTCCGCCTCCACCGCCGATGGATTCGGTGCTCCTCGGTGAGGCGGAGATCGACATCGAGATTCCCTCCGAACCGGTCCCGGTGCCGGTGCCCCCTCCAGTGTCAGACGCTGCCCCCGTGTTCGGCGAACCTGGGTCCCCTACGTTCCCGGCCCCAGTCCAGTTCGATGATGAGTTGGCACCGGAGACCGACGGGGGTCTCGCGGAGAACGCGGCTGCGGCCCCGACCGCGGTGGAGGAGGTGACCGCTGCCGAGGTCACGCCCACGACCCTCGGCGAACCGTCGCCGGTGGGCGACGTCCCATCCCCGGGATCTGCCGACGAGATGATTCCGCCTTCACAACCGGACCAGTCTGGCCCGGTGGATGCTGGCTCCCTTGGTTCCGCTGGCCCGGAAGGAACTGAGGCCGAGCCTGTGACATGGACCCCTCCAACGGCCGAGGCGGAAGCGGCCCAGCCCGAGCCTGCCTTGTCACAAGCGCTGCCGACGGATTTCACGCCTACCTCAACAACGGCTTTGCCACCGGATGTGGTTCCGCCGCCTCCGGCGTCGGTGCCGCCACCACCGTTCGAGGCCTCGGTGACGCCGCCGCCGTCCGAGTCGTACCTCCCGTTCCGGGCCTGGATCCGCCGCCCCCTGCGCCGGTGCCGCCACCACCATCGGGTGGCTGGGTTGCTCCACCTCCTCCCTCGGGAATGGTTCCGCCCCCGCCAGTCGGTGCAGTTCCTCCACCTCCCCCCGGGGCATTTGCGCCTCCAGCCCCGGGCATGGCGCCCCCTCCGGCGCCCGGCATGGCGCCCCCTCCGGCGCCGGGCCTGGTTCCGCCGCCTCCAGGGCTGGCCCCACCTCCTCCGGGAGGCTCGGTTCCACCCCCGCCTCCGGGAGGCTCGGTCCCGCCGTCACCATCGGGTTCGACCCCGCCTCCACCTGCTGGCTTTGCTCCGCCCGCGCTTGTCGGCGTGCCGTCAGGCGGGTCCCCAGCCCGGCGCCATCCCGGCGCCAATGCCACCCCCGGCGGTACCGATGCCCACCGGGCCGAGCGACCCCAACGGGCTGGGCACGGCAGCATCCCGCGTTGGGAACACACCGCGGAAGCACGCTCGTGTCGCATTTGCGGTGGCGGGAGCGGTCCTGGAACCAGACGAGGTGGTCGAGTCGGTGGTGGTCGGCAAGCTCGATGCCAACGTCGCGGTACTGGTGCTCACGGATCGGGCTCTGGTCCTGGCCGATGAGCGCCAGTGGCGTCCGGTGGTGGAGCGTTTCGCCCTCGACTCGGCGCTTCAAGTTCAGGGATGGCAGGACGACAAGACCGCCAGCCTCACCCTGATCAACCAGGGCCGTCAGATCGTGGTCGACAAGATCGCCGATCGCCCGCTGGCCGTGGAGATGGCTCAGAGGATCAGAGCTCGATCCGGCGGGTGAACCCCAGCGTGTTTTGGGTGCCAGGAAGCCCTTTGCTAGGGTGACCAACCCACGCGGACGTGGCTCAGTTGGTAGAGCATCACCTTGCCAAGGTGAGGGTCGCCGGTTCGAATCCGGTCGTCCGCTCGGAGCGAAACCCCCTGCTCAGGCAGGGGGTTTCGTCGTTCTGACCTGCCGTTCCGTGGACTGACAGGGGAGCGGAGCCGTCTCTCCAGGCACCTCCCGTACCAGCGAGTTCTCTCCCGTACCGATGCGATCTGTGCCAGAACTTGTGCCAGAAATGTGTCGAGCGTCACGCGAGGCGCAACATTGGCTCGACAGAACAGCATCGCCATCACCGTCCGGCACATCAGGAATGCCGGGCGCGCGGCCGGTCGTCGGCTCGACGATCCCCGAGGCGTCGTCACCTGAGTGATCCTCGCCGACGAGGCCCTCAATCAGGCTGGCAGGTCGACTCGGCGTAGCTGCCGATCTCCTCCTCGAGGACCCGTGTCGATTCGTCCTGCCAGGCCAGAACTCGGGGATCGTCCCCGTCGAGGGTGGCGGGGTCGGGGTCGAAACCGCGCTCCGCTACTGCATCCATGTAGTCGGAACGAATGTCGACGTAGCGGTCGATCGCCTCCGGTGCATCGTCGGGTGCCGCCTCGCTCAGGCGGCCCTGGATGCCTCGCAGGCGATCGAACGCCTCTTCGACCTGCGAAGGCGTCAGCACTGGTGCATCAAACCCCTGACCGAAGACGGCGGCGAGCGATGCATCCGAGGCGCCCTCAAGCTCCCGCACGATGGAACAGAAATCCTCGATTGAGGCGCTCGGAGTCTCGTCACCACACCCGACCAGCAATGAAAGGGCGATCACAAGCAGGATTCGGCGCACGTCGGCATTCTCACAGAGCTCAGCCACGGCGTCCCCTACCCGGGCTGGTGCTCACGGCCAACCGGCGCAGAGCGCGAGAAGTTCACCGGTTCTCTGACGGGCACCCTCCGCCCGCAACATCGAGCCGGGTCTCCCACCGGCCCTGGTGGTCGCCTTTGAGTACGTCGACGACCAGGTCGTAGCAGCCGGGATCTGGGCGACCGATAGCGAAAGTCTGATCATCGTCGGTCGCCACATCCGTGAGCGCCGCGCGGTGCTCGTCGTAGGCCTCGAGGGAGTAGCTGGTCTCGAAGCCGGAGGGCACGCGGACCTCGAGAGCGGAAGCCACAGGGACGACAGGTGGGTCTCCGCCCAGGTAGCCGGACCCGTCAGCGGAGAAGCCACAAGACCGATGCGAGATGAACAGCAATCCCATCTGGGAGGCTCGCTCATCGACGATGACCTCTGGCGGCGAAATTCTCAGCCGTCCTGGATCGCACCCGCTCAGCGGATCTGCGGTGTCATCTTTCGAGCAAGCGGCGAGGGCGACGGTGATGGCGATGCCGACGAGCAAGGTTCTGTGGCACACGCTGGTTCGACGATTGCCAGGGGACATCGGTTCCTCGGCGTTGCGGGAGCGGTCAGGTCGCATCCGTCCAGGTTGCCCGATCTGATCCGCCCGCACGTTGACCCCGAGGGAGTAGTGAGCCCCTGAGAACTCGCGTTCACAGGGGGGTCCTACCGATGGCTTGCGGTCCTGTGGAGACCGGCACTTTCGTGGCACCCGATCGGAGGCGCTAGTCGGAAGTCCGCTGGGAAACACTGGGCCGTCGAGTGCCTCCCGCTGCGACAAGACCGGCCGCGCATACCGCCGACAGACCGCCGACAACGAGGAATCTCTGGCTGGCGTCTTGGTCCTCCGCGCGGCCTTCGGGGTATGTCGTGAACGACCCGTCCTGCTGAACTCCGACTTCGCAGGTATCCCCAGGCCCCATGGTCACCCCACCACATGTCGGCTCCCGCTGCGCCGCTTGGATCCCAAGCGCAACCAACACCATGGCGACAAGTCCGAGAGCGACGGCGAAGGTCAGACGGACGCTTCTGGCTCCTCCGCTCACCCCAAGAGCCCGTGCGTCGCTCGTCTCGATCCGCGCCACGTACCGGAGCCTAAGAACTCGAGCGGATAGGTCCGCCCGTCGTCGCGTCGATGTTGTCGGACCTCGGCTGGCGCCTCGGTTCACCCACCGTGCTTGTCTGGTCGGCTCGCCTATCGGCTCGCCTCCTAAGTCGACTGCCCCCGGACGCCAGTTCCGGGCGTATTGGGGAAGCGGCGGTTGTCCACCAGTCACCAGCCCTCGGTGACCTCGGTCGCCCGTTGGTCGGGGTTGCCCCTCACGCCTACGTAGCGCTTGACCGTGAAGGCGGGGTCGGCGTGGCCGAGCTTCTCGGCGACGATGGCGGGGTCGAGGCCGAGGTCGAAGAGCATCCAACAGGCGGCGACGTGGCGGAGGTCGTGGACGGTCCACCTGGCCGAGCCGGTCCACCGCCAGCCCTTGTCGTGCTCGCCGTAGCCGGTGGTGCGGCGTAGGGGCGCGGTCATCGGCCAGCCTGCGGCGTCGGCGGCCTTGATCCAGACCTGTTGGAACGACGACCGGCGGGCGATGCCACTGCGGCGGTTCGGGAACAGCAGGCCGGTGGGGCCGTGTTCGGCGGTGACGTCGGCGACGAGTTGGGCGAGGTCGTCGGCGAGGCTCTTGGGGAAGATCGTCGTTCGGGTCTTGCCGTTCTTCGGGGTCTTGAGCGTCGGTGGGCCGGCGGAGGTCTGCTCGACAGCTCGGTGGACGTGCACGATCCGGTTCGGCTCGAACTCGATGTCGCCGGCTAGGAGGCCGGTGAGCTCGCCCCAGCGGAGCCCCGCTCGATGGGTGAGTCGCATGGCGAGGGCCCAGCGTCCGTGTCCCTGTTCGGCCATGGCCGCGAACAACGCAGCGCATTGATCGTCGGTGGGGAGGGTGGAGCGGGGGATGAAGGCTGCGGTCTCGCCTTGGCGGGCGGACTTGGGGAGTAGCTGACGAGCCACATGGGGTCGTCGTCGCGGCGGTGAGCCAGCGGAGGCGCCGGGCGTAGGTGACGAGAGCGCGCATGGCGCTGCCGACGTCCTGGACGAGCGCGTCGGAGCGTCCGGCCCTGCGGACCGAGGCGAGGACTCGGTCGCTCTCGGCGGAGTTCCACTCGATCACCGGCCGGCTGCCGATGGTGGGGAGGATCCACGCTCGGAGGAGGTACTCGTGCTTCTCCCGGTACCGGTTCGACTTCGTGGTGAGGTGGTCGTCGACGTAGCGGCAGGCGAGGTCCTCGACGGTGCGAGACCACCGGTCGGGTTCACGGATCGACGCGGCTGCTTCGAGTCGCTCCTCGATCTCGCGGGCGCGGAGCCGGGCCGCCTGTTCGGACCCGGCGGCGATGAACAGGCGCTCGCCGGTGGCGGCGTCGCGGGCGACGATGCGGTGTCGTCGTTCGCCTTCCACGGGTGCGTAGATGCGGGTGCCGTGCTCGAACACGGCAATGGGCTTGCGGGTGCGTTTCGCCACGGGGCGACCCCCTCGGACGGCAGCACGTCGGTGCTGGGTGTCAGGAGGCCGCCCTTGGTTCGCCGGTCGTCACCATGCGGGCAGCGAGCCGGTGACGATCCAAGGGTAGCGCTGAGTGTCTGTGGGCGGGTCGACCGGTCACAGGCCGAGCCCGCGGTCGGGGCTGGAGTGGGTGAGTCGGTGTTGAGCGCGGTCGAGGCGCGCTCGGGCGGCGTCGACCTTCTCTTGGTGGAGTCGGTCGGCTTCACTCTGCGGGGACGGCTCGGGTGGGGAAGTCTCGGGCCGGCTGGGGCGCTGGACCCGACGTTGGTCGGCGGACGGCTCGATGCCGGCTTCACGGTGGAGACGTGCTTGGACGGCGAGCGCGGACTCGACGGTGCTGGGCCTGGTGATGATGTCGGTGAGACGATCGGCGGGGTCGGTGGTGTCGTCGGCGTCGACGACGAGCGCATGGTTGGCTTGACGACCTCGGGTCATGGCTACGTACGCATGGTTGCGGCTGGCGGAGCCTTCGAGGACGGCGATTCCGATGTCGACGGTGTCGCCCTGGTTGCCGTACCCGGTGACCGCCCAGCCGTCGCGTGGCGGGCCGGGGGGGGGGCGCCCGTGGGGCGGTGATCGCCCGTCGGGGGGTGGCGGCGACGGTCCAGGCTGGCGGTCGCACCTTCTCGCCCTGGGGGGGGCTGTGGATCGTTGCGCGGGTGGCGGGTCGCCCGGTGGTGCCGCGGCCCTGGCCGGGGATGGCGGAGCCGGAGGTTATGGGCCGCAGTCTCGGCGGTGTTCGTGGTGATCCGGTCGGCCGGCGGCCCCATGGTTCTGGTGTGCTCGGGCGACGGGGTGGCGACCAGCTGGGTGGGCGAGGGGGGGGGGGGCTGCGGGGTCGCCGGGCGGAGCCGAGGCTGGGCGCTTCCCAGTGGGGCCGGGGGGTGGGCGGGTGGGGGGTCGCCCAGGGGCGCCCCCGGGCGCACGCGAGCTGCCGGGTCGCCCACGGCGACGAGCCGCCATCGGTTGAGGCGCACGAGGTCGACGAGCCGAGCCAGATCCGCGGTCGCGGCCATGCCCGCTTCGTCGAGGAGAACCGTGGTGCCCGCAGGCCAGGGTGTCGGCCGGCCCCGGTTGCGGGTGAGGAACCCGGCGACGGTGTCGGTGGGGCAGTGGGCTTCGGTGGCGAGGACGTCGGCGGCCTTGCCCGAGGGCGCGAGCCCGACCACCGGTCGGCCACGTGCCTGCAGCACCCCGACCGCGACCGCGGTCGTGTGGGTCTTGCCCGTGCCTGCCGGTCCCACCACGACCACGAGCTGATCGTGCCCGGCGATGGCCAGGGCCGCAGCTCGCTGAGGATCAGCGGTCGATCCGACCGGGCGGGTATGGCTGGCGGCCCAAGCTTGAAGCTCTTCCTCCTGTCGGAAGACCCCCGGGTTGGTGAACCGTCGGTCGGTGACGTGCTCGGTGAGGGGTCGCCCGTCCCTCCTGTGTCGGCTGGTGTCGTTGCGTTCGGGGCCGAGGGCGGTGCAGCGCTTCTCGGCCAGGGTGGCCAGGCGGTCGATCTCCTCGACGACCGCTACGGCGGTCGGGCACCGGTAGGGTTCGATGATCGTGGCGAGGTGACGAGCCAGATCGGCTCGCAGCCACGTCGACGCCTCATCGCTGGCATGAAGCAGTGCTTCGTCGATCAGGTCCTCGTCGTGGACTCGACCGTCGGGCCACCCCTGGAAGGTGATCGCCTTGGCGATGAGGTGTTCCGGGTCGTGACCGAGCCGTCGAGCCTCGTCGACCCACTCAGCCCGGAGCACGGCCGCGTCGATCCCGTGCTCCTTGTCGGGCCTGGACTTCTTTGCAGCGTCTCGTTCCAGGGACGCGATGGTCCTCGTATCTGGATCGGCGCCGTCATGGCTGGCGCTCCACCGGCGGATGAGCTCGCTGTGCTTCTCGGCGACCTGGTTGCTGCGCTTGGAGAACCCGTCACGGAGATCGGCCGAGATGCAGGCCAGGTCCTCGACCATCCCGTCGTGCTCACGCCACTCGACCCCGAGCCGAGCGGTCAGCTCACCCCGAAGGGCGGCGTCGTAGATCCAGCCGATGGTGCGCTGCTGACGCTTCAGGAACCGGGCATCAAGAGCGAACCAGCCGCCGCTCTCGTCCTGCACCTTCGATGAGATCACCGCATGGG
The Microthrixaceae bacterium DNA segment above includes these coding regions:
- a CDS encoding tyrosine-type recombinase/integrase; the encoded protein is MARQLLPKSARQGETAAFIPRSTLPTDDQCAALFAAMAEQGHGRWALAMRLTHRAGLRWGELTGLLAGDIEFEPNRIVHVHRAVEQTSAGPPTLKTPKNGKTRTTIFPKSLADDLAQLVADVTAEHGPTGLLFPNRRSGIARRSSFQQVWIKAADAAGWPMTAPLRRTTGYGEHDKGWRWTGSARWTVHDLRHVAACWMLFDLGLDPAIVAEKLGHADPAFTVKRYVGVRGNPDQRATEVTEGW
- a CDS encoding PLP-dependent transferase encodes the protein MTVTEPTDPTEPQALHAQTRAIRAGRVGDDRSLAPVLWATSTFSAATVDEARAMATTVGPDRFYGRYGNPTVSGFEELVANLEGAEAARAFASGMGAVSGVVLGLCSAGDHIVAQRQLYAATQLLFQAVCPRFGIDVTFVDGTDPDAFAAAIRPGKTTMVFAETPANPRLDLVDLSAVGAIRGPVTVVDSTFATPLLQRPLEHGVDLVVHSATKGIAGHNDATIGVVAGSRELIDWLWGFAVLQGACASPFDALNATRGIRTLPVRLRQQCDTALALSSTLEQRQDVSEVRYPGLPSHPQYDLACRQMESGGSLVTFDVAGGLEGGRRFVEAVRIAQHATSLGGPETLVTHPASTTHVNLLPDELAANGIGQGTIRVSVGLEHPDDVVADFAQALDRATS
- a CDS encoding homoserine O-acetyltransferase — translated: MDHSVAHWADGSPLSPPPWIQPHASTLPATGAWRPGDPLGQRQFMRMAVDRPFVLEGGGQLRDVTVAFETFGNLDPDGTNAILVCHALTGDSHASGPAGNGHPTPGWWDDLIGPGQAIDTQRWFVVCANVLGGCQGTSGPASPRPDEPHCYGPDFPVVTMRDIVRTQARLADALGIGQWHAVIGGSMGGMQVLEWGVMYPDRVGRLVAIASCAAASAQQIAWWSTGRRAIALDPKWRNGWYYDAKPGDGPHAGLSLARMVSQVTFRSDDVFTDRFGRAPVDPLADRIELWQRFEVERYLDYHGAKLARRFDANSYLLLTKAMDLHDLSRGRGSMRAALARITAPVLSMGITSDILYPEYQQRELAQGVVAAGGRAQFHEIDSPHGHDAFLIDHQQVATALVPFLESDPK
- a CDS encoding DUF4202 domain-containing protein — translated: MALSQPQWFRDAIEAIDAANSADPVTVNFDGELRAKELVHADRMGHWALVLDPDATPAQLIAARAHHLRRWVSPRTDYPEGRAGYLKWRSAQKVRQAEELRAILTDARCPDPVVAEAVAIVAKERLRSDDPRAQLHEDALCLVFMELQFDELALQLGEAKIIEVLRRTAAKMSEQALEAVKMISLSAEGKQLITKALSADESL
- a CDS encoding relaxase domain-containing protein; translation: MVVVVMRVTTLKVPAAKVGRLLAYYAGLAEDPERPGPARGPVDYYLDPDEPPGRWWGDGCAALGLAGPVDGADLRSLLEAEDPRTGDRLGRRFGNASARGFDATFSAPKSVSVLWALSPDPWVRAEVLAAHDAAVDAAMGWFQRHGAVTRRGTDGLFQVDTLGVTAALFRQHTSRTVDPQLHTHAVISSKVQDESGGWFALDARFLKRQQRTIGWIYDAALRGELTARLGVEWREHDGMVEDLACISADLRDGFSKRSNQVAEKHSELIRRWSASHDGADPDTRTIASLERDAAKKSRPDKEHGIDAAVLRAEWVDEARRLGHDPEHLIAKAITFQGWPDGRVHDEDLIDEALLHASDEASTWLRADLARHLATIIEPYRCPTAVAVVEEIDRLATLAEKRCTALGPERNDTSRHRRDGRPLTEHVTDRRFTNPGVFRQEEELQAWAASHTRPVGSTADPQRAAALAIAGHDQLVVVVGPAGTGKTHTTAVAVGVLQARGRPVVGLAPSGKAADVLATEAHCPTDTVAGFLTRNRGRPTPWPAGTTVLLDEAGMAATADLARLVDLVRLNRWRLVAVGDPAARVRPGAPLGDPPPAHPPAPLGSAQPRLRPATPQPPPPSPTQLVATPSPEHTRTMGPPADRITTNTAETAAHNLRLRHPRPGPRHHRATRHPRNDPQPPPGREGATASLDRRRHPPTGDHRPTGAPPPARHATAGRSPGTATRATPSTSESPSSKAPPAATMRT